Proteins co-encoded in one Anopheles moucheti chromosome X, idAnoMoucSN_F20_07, whole genome shotgun sequence genomic window:
- the LOC128306707 gene encoding uncharacterized protein LOC128306707: MTLKLGNTCNTNILHDYQHSKISDRLDSLENATGTIIRKIDFQTNKTIPNFNPEINHRLDRLEHITSTIAAKLDILLDKFITPVNLRRKTINIGFEIISSEEEIKTFEANLNEISYFNEISSWLEDNIFEITPDNRMVEILDLLFTKQFLTEFSWTGISKGKQKIAMMTFKNILELFRFHGSTNDTTITQKDVARFYEEIKKCGKTGFNSRIA; encoded by the coding sequence ATGACACTGAAACTGGGCAATACATGCAATACAAATATATTACATGATTACCAACATTCCAAAATTAGTGATAGATTAGATAGCTTAGAAAACGCCACTGGAACAATAATACGCAAGATAGATtttcaaacgaacaaaacaataccGAATTTCAACCCCGAAATCAATCATCGTTTGGACAGATTAGAACACATAACTTCAACCATCGCCGCAAAGTTAGATATTTTACTAGATAAATTTATAACTCCCGTAAACCTACGCCGCAAAACCATTAACATAGGTTTTGAAATTATCAGCAGTGAAGAAGAAATCAAAACTTTTGAAGCAAATCTGAATGAAATaagttattttaatgaaatttcttCATGGTTGGAAgacaatatttttgaaattactCCAGACAATAGAATGGTCGAAATTTTGGACTTACTATtcacaaaacaatttttaactgAGTTCAGTTGGACCGGAATtagcaaaggaaaacaaaaaatagcaatgatgacttttaaaaacattttggaATTATTTAGATTTCACGGCAGCACGAACGATACCACAATTACACAGAAAGATGTAGCTCGTTTTTAtgaggaaattaaaaaatgcgGCAAAACGGGCTTTAATTCAAGGATTGCGTaa